The genomic stretch CCGTTCCACGACGCGCTGATCAAGGGCAGCATCCGGGTCGAGGAAGGCTTTGTCACGCCGCCAGATGCGCCCGGTCTGGGGATCGAGGTGGACGAGGATCTGGCTCGCGCGCATCCTTACACCGGCACCGGCCTGCATCTGGAGATGCAGGAAGCGCCCTGCGATTACGTGAACGGCAATGCCTTCGAAGGCGGTGCACCCGCGCCTAAGGACTAGACCAACCGCACGCCGCTGACCGCCACGTCAACCGCGAATTCACGCCCTACGGCGACGACCCCGACACGGCGCAGTTCGGAGGGATCAAAGACGGCCTCGGTCCGATGGGCGACGAGCATGGCAAAGGGCACAGTGATCGTGGTCCATGCTGTGGGGGCTGTGAAATCGCACCGAAAGGATTGCCATGCGCGGGTCAGCCGCGTGGTGCGCAGGCGCAGGTCGTACCGTTGGCCATTGCCACAGACATCCAGCGCGATGCCGGTGTGGTCGCTGGCGTCTTGGGCAAAGTCAAATGCCATCTGGATAAAACCGCCGCCACTGTCGGTGCTGACCTCTCCCGTCAGGCGCATGGCCGCGCGGCCCGCCACCTGTGTCTGCGCGACCTGACCGCGCGACACACCGCCCATGATCGTGTCGGCAACAAATTCCCAGTTCGGATCCAGTTCCATCATGTGCGCTTTGCCCGATGCTGTCCCATCAGTCCGCCGTCCATCCGCCATCGACCATCATCGCAGTCCCTGTCACCATCCCCGAGGCGTCCGATGCCAGATACAGCGCTGCCCCCATGATATCGCAAACCTCGCCCACACGGGGCAGCTTGATCCTGTCCACGATCCAGGCCCGTTTGTCGGGGTCGTTGAATGTGGGTTCGCTCAGCGGGGTGCGAATGAACGTCGGGCAGATCGTGTTGATACGAATGCCAGCCTTGCCCCATTCGACGGCCATCGCCTTGACCATGCCTTCGAGCGCATGTTTCGACGCGCAATAGACCGCGCGGTCGGGGCCGCCGACGTGGCCCATCTGGCTGCCGATGTGAATGATCGAGCCGGGCATTCCGGCCGCGATCAACGCCCGCGCGGCATAGGACGACAGGAAATAGGCCCCCTTCACGTTTACATCCATCACCGCGTCATAATCCGCCACATCGGTATCCACCGCCGCCGAATGGCGCGCCAGACCGGCCGAATTCAGCACCACGTCAAAAGGGTCGCAAAACGCAGCCGCCAGCGCGCCGGTGTCGGACTGGTCCAGCACCAGCGCCTCGGCGGAATGGCCCGCGTGGCGCATGGCGGCGACGCTGTCGTTCAGCACATCGGCTCGGCGGGCCGCACAGACCACATGTGCCCCGGCGCCGGCCAGCGCCACGGCGCAACCCAGACCGATGCCCGAGGATGCCCCCGTGACAAGGGCGCGGCGGCCTGACAGGTCGAAAGAAGGAATTTGGGGAAGTGCCGGTGTCATCATCTGCCTCGCATGGTGGTCCGCACAGCTTAGCGGATGATGTGCGGACCACCAGAGCCAGCGCATGGCTGCAACCATAGGCATGGATATTTATAGACAAAAGAAACGGGGGCACTGTGGCCCCCGCATCTGTGTTCACGTATTCAAGGCGTGATCGTTCAGAAGAACGCCTGAATGCCGGTCTGGGCGCGGCCCAGAATTAGCGCGTGCACGTCGTGCGTGCCCTCGTAGGTGTTGACCGTCTCAAGGTTCAT from Pseudosulfitobacter sp. DSM 107133 encodes the following:
- a CDS encoding CIA30 family protein — encoded protein: MMELDPNWEFVADTIMGGVSRGQVAQTQVAGRAAMRLTGEVSTDSGGGFIQMAFDFAQDASDHTGIALDVCGNGQRYDLRLRTTRLTRAWQSFRCDFTAPTAWTTITVPFAMLVAHRTEAVFDPSELRRVGVVAVGREFAVDVAVSGVRLV
- a CDS encoding SDR family oxidoreductase, giving the protein MTPALPQIPSFDLSGRRALVTGASSGIGLGCAVALAGAGAHVVCAARRADVLNDSVAAMRHAGHSAEALVLDQSDTGALAAAFCDPFDVVLNSAGLARHSAAVDTDVADYDAVMDVNVKGAYFLSSYAARALIAAGMPGSIIHIGSQMGHVGGPDRAVYCASKHALEGMVKAMAVEWGKAGIRINTICPTFIRTPLSEPTFNDPDKRAWIVDRIKLPRVGEVCDIMGAALYLASDASGMVTGTAMMVDGGWTAD